A single genomic interval of Elusimicrobiaceae bacterium harbors:
- a CDS encoding DUF192 domain-containing protein, which translates to MKCSANGAVLSTDVKTAFTLSSRSKGLLGRSGLKPGESLLIKPCAQIHTFFMKFPIAAVFLDKNNRILYLSDRMPPWRISPLVFGAGCVLELASGSCGGLKKGDRLEFSD; encoded by the coding sequence ATGAAATGCTCGGCTAACGGCGCCGTACTTTCCACGGACGTAAAAACGGCGTTCACTCTTTCGTCCCGCTCCAAAGGCCTGCTGGGACGGAGCGGCCTCAAGCCGGGTGAAAGCCTGCTGATAAAACCCTGCGCCCAGATCCACACCTTTTTCATGAAATTTCCCATCGCGGCGGTGTTTCTGGACAAAAACAACAGGATCCTCTATCTTTCCGACCGGATGCCGCCGTGGCGCATTTCGCCGCTGGTGTTCGGAGCCGGGTGCGTGCTGGAGCTGGCCTCCGGGTCGTGCGGCGGGCTGAAAAAAGGCGACCGGCTGGAATTTTCAGACTGA
- a CDS encoding S8 family serine peptidase, with product MKRKLLILAALLLPCARGFCAGLKIEEYASPLSGVRTVRVAAERVNVTLSAAGTLAQADAGLAALGMRRDIWMEKLAFIRVVLPENMKVADGIAALSTQPWVAAAEPDRIYNKSAVPNDPYFNAQPGLAAISAAAGWEYQTGSTDTIIAILDTGIAASHPDIAGRVSAGSNIRFDVLNDNTQYAENPPTDCEGHGSHVAGIAAADTNNNTGVAGVAWNGEVVSVRLFQSNFQNCQSTPNSAIAAGLQYVADLAQNTGRRAVVNMSLGDTPSSLTDPCSITLRNAVDYALARNVVIVAAAGNYLTPDSVVGKAVMCPARIPGVIAVGALDPSGIVCDFSARGAQLGVTAPGDYITSLNAEGGYVQMSGTSMAAPFVTGLAALLLAARPAASTAAITNWLETGADPAGAPFSLDYGYGRLNNYKTLRLAVTGTKTDSHAEGKATAFPNPFRPARGQMLTFLVPDSINGAEPKIKIYNINGELIKTLYTMSWDGTNESGNPVASGVYVFRVETSGGKTNGRVAIIR from the coding sequence ATGAAAAGAAAACTGCTTATACTCGCGGCCTTATTGCTGCCGTGCGCGCGCGGGTTCTGCGCCGGCCTGAAAATAGAGGAGTATGCGAGCCCGCTTTCCGGCGTGCGGACAGTGCGGGTAGCCGCAGAACGGGTGAACGTTACTCTCAGCGCAGCCGGCACGCTGGCGCAGGCTGACGCCGGTCTGGCAGCGCTGGGCATGCGCCGCGACATCTGGATGGAAAAACTCGCTTTTATCCGCGTGGTGCTGCCGGAAAACATGAAAGTCGCCGACGGGATCGCCGCACTAAGCACCCAGCCCTGGGTCGCGGCGGCCGAACCGGACCGGATTTACAATAAAAGCGCAGTGCCCAACGATCCGTATTTCAACGCGCAGCCCGGGCTGGCGGCCATAAGCGCGGCCGCGGGCTGGGAATACCAGACGGGTTCGACCGACACCATCATCGCCATTCTGGACACCGGCATAGCGGCCTCGCACCCCGATATCGCGGGCAGGGTTTCAGCAGGCAGCAATATCCGTTTTGACGTGCTTAACGACAACACGCAGTATGCGGAAAATCCGCCCACCGACTGCGAGGGCCACGGCTCGCACGTCGCCGGAATCGCCGCCGCCGACACAAATAACAACACCGGCGTGGCCGGAGTGGCGTGGAACGGCGAAGTGGTTTCGGTGCGGCTTTTCCAGAGCAACTTTCAAAACTGCCAGTCCACGCCGAACAGCGCCATCGCGGCGGGTCTGCAGTATGTGGCCGATCTGGCCCAGAACACCGGCCGGCGCGCCGTAGTGAACATGAGTCTGGGCGATACGCCCTCCAGCCTGACCGACCCCTGCTCGATCACCCTGCGCAACGCAGTGGATTACGCGTTAGCCCGCAATGTGGTGATTGTGGCGGCGGCAGGCAATTACCTTACGCCGGACAGCGTGGTCGGCAAAGCGGTGATGTGCCCCGCGCGTATTCCGGGCGTGATAGCCGTAGGCGCGCTGGATCCCAGCGGCATAGTGTGCGATTTTTCGGCGCGCGGAGCCCAGCTTGGCGTAACCGCGCCGGGCGATTACATTACCAGCCTCAACGCGGAAGGCGGCTACGTCCAGATGAGCGGGACCAGCATGGCGGCGCCTTTTGTGACGGGCCTGGCGGCGCTTCTGCTTGCGGCCAGACCGGCCGCCTCCACCGCCGCGATAACCAACTGGCTGGAAACCGGCGCGGATCCCGCCGGCGCGCCTTTCAGCCTCGATTACGGCTACGGTCGGCTAAACAATTATAAAACCCTGCGGCTGGCAGTCACCGGCACCAAAACCGACAGCCACGCCGAAGGCAAAGCCACGGCGTTTCCCAACCCGTTCCGGCCGGCGCGCGGACAGATGCTGACTTTTCTGGTGCCTGATTCAATAAACGGCGCGGAACCGAAAATCAAGATTTACAACATTAACGGCGAACTGATAAAAACCCTGTACACCATGTCGTGGGACGGCACGAACGAAAGCGGCAATCCTGTCGCCAGCGGCGTGTATGTGTTCAGGGTGGAGACCAGCGGCGGAAAAACGAACGGCCGCGTGGCAATTATCAGATGA
- the efp gene encoding elongation factor P — translation MISTSEFREGMLIEDSHGNILEILHYQNHRKSQARAVVRVKCRNLASGAVVEDTFRPEDKFKEVDVEKHSLVYMYTNGGKAVFMNNESYEQLEISTDQLGDTVKYLVENMQVEGLYINGGFFNILLPIKVELKVSSTVPGVKGDSVSNMTKPATLESGAEVKVPLFVNEGDTIRVDTRDGSYVERV, via the coding sequence ATGATATCAACGTCAGAATTCCGCGAAGGGATGTTAATCGAGGACAGCCACGGCAACATCCTGGAGATCCTGCATTACCAGAACCACCGCAAATCTCAGGCGCGGGCGGTGGTGCGCGTAAAATGCCGCAATCTGGCCTCGGGCGCGGTGGTGGAAGACACTTTCCGTCCCGAAGACAAATTCAAGGAAGTGGACGTGGAGAAACATTCTCTGGTTTATATGTACACCAACGGCGGGAAAGCGGTGTTCATGAATAACGAATCATACGAACAGCTTGAAATCAGCACCGACCAACTGGGCGACACGGTAAAATACCTCGTGGAGAACATGCAGGTGGAGGGGCTTTACATCAACGGCGGCTTCTTTAACATTCTCCTGCCGATCAAGGTGGAGCTCAAGGTTTCCAGCACGGTGCCGGGCGTGAAAGGCGATTCCGTTTCCAACATGACCAAACCCGCCACGCTGGAAAGCGGAGCGGAAGTGAAAGTGCCGCTGTTCGTCAACGAAGGCGACACCATCCGCGTTGACACGCGCGACGGCTCTTATGTAGAGCGGGTCTGA
- a CDS encoding M48 family metallopeptidase, with protein MNIYEQQAANRRDTWLIMAAFALLFAFIGLGADVFLFRFPVPGLEQLSQAGATRYEQSGLYNNRYSQPRRQGPGESFPFATVIALLVAGGFLLNSYSNGTGMVLRSASARRADAGLPSEKQLINVVSEMSIASGRPMPKVYIVPDPDPNAFATGFGESDACIAVTEGLLKTLNRNELQAVVAHEMSHIHNLDIRLMTTVAALGGALVLLSDYTSRMLFYGRGGRGSRRDSNSGGGGGQLMIILFVIWLVLIILAPILVRIMAMAISRKREYLADATAAEFTRDPVSLIAALQKIHASVTPTRSIGQGVAHMCIEDPRGASFSDGEGVLANLFCTHPPIKNRIAALKAMAMIPGEQPAPAGPDRYGL; from the coding sequence ATGAACATTTACGAACAGCAGGCCGCGAACAGACGCGACACCTGGCTTATCATGGCCGCGTTTGCGCTGCTGTTCGCGTTCATCGGGCTGGGCGCCGACGTTTTTCTTTTCAGGTTTCCCGTACCGGGGCTGGAACAGCTCAGCCAGGCCGGCGCAACCCGATACGAGCAGTCCGGCCTGTACAACAACCGCTACTCCCAGCCGCGGCGGCAGGGGCCCGGCGAGTCGTTTCCGTTCGCGACCGTCATCGCGCTGCTTGTGGCGGGCGGGTTTCTCCTCAACAGCTACAGCAACGGCACGGGCATGGTGCTGCGCAGCGCCAGCGCGCGCAGGGCGGACGCGGGCCTGCCGTCGGAAAAGCAGTTGATCAACGTGGTGTCGGAAATGAGCATCGCTTCGGGCCGGCCGATGCCGAAAGTCTATATCGTGCCCGACCCGGACCCCAATGCTTTCGCCACCGGGTTCGGCGAAAGCGACGCCTGCATCGCCGTAACGGAAGGGCTGCTGAAAACGCTCAACCGCAACGAACTGCAGGCCGTAGTCGCCCATGAGATGAGCCATATCCACAATCTCGATATCCGGCTGATGACCACGGTCGCCGCGCTGGGCGGAGCGCTGGTTCTGCTGTCGGACTATACCAGCCGGATGCTTTTTTACGGACGGGGCGGACGCGGCAGCCGCCGCGACAGCAACAGCGGCGGAGGCGGCGGCCAGCTCATGATCATCCTGTTCGTGATCTGGCTGGTCCTGATCATTCTCGCGCCTATACTGGTGCGTATCATGGCAATGGCCATTTCGCGCAAGCGCGAGTATCTGGCCGACGCGACGGCGGCGGAATTCACGCGCGATCCCGTGTCGCTGATCGCCGCTTTGCAGAAAATACACGCTTCGGTCACGCCGACCCGCTCGATCGGACAGGGCGTGGCGCACATGTGCATTGAAGACCCGCGCGGAGCGAGTTTCAGCGACGGCGAAGGGGTTCTGGCCAATCTGTTCTGCACGCACCCGCCCATAAAAAACCGCATAGCCGCGCTCAAAGCAATGGCAATGATACCCGGCGAGCAGCCGGCGCCGGCAGGACCCGACAGATACGGTTTGTAA
- a CDS encoding LemA family protein: MAIILLAVIIVAAFVLIGIYNGLVKLRNDVKNAFKQIDVQLKRRHDLIPNLVNSVKGEMKFEQDTLEKVMKARAAAIDAGKGGSIGQMGAAEGQLTGALGKLLAVVEAYPDLKAHQNVSSLMEELKSTENKVAFSRQFYNDLSTKFNTKQQVFPTNLIAGAMGFTPAELFEIENEAERENVTVDLAV, from the coding sequence ATGGCTATTATATTACTGGCGGTGATCATTGTCGCCGCGTTCGTGCTGATAGGCATATACAACGGGCTTGTCAAACTGCGCAACGACGTGAAAAACGCGTTCAAACAGATTGACGTGCAGCTCAAGCGGCGGCACGACCTCATACCCAACCTGGTCAACTCGGTCAAAGGCGAAATGAAGTTCGAGCAGGACACGCTGGAAAAAGTCATGAAAGCGCGCGCCGCCGCCATTGACGCCGGCAAAGGCGGCAGCATCGGGCAGATGGGCGCGGCGGAAGGCCAGCTTACGGGCGCGCTGGGCAAACTGCTCGCGGTTGTGGAAGCCTACCCGGACCTTAAAGCGCACCAGAACGTGAGCAGCCTGATGGAGGAACTGAAATCCACGGAAAACAAGGTGGCGTTTTCGCGGCAGTTTTACAACGATCTGTCCACCAAGTTCAACACAAAGCAGCAGGTGTTCCCTACAAACCTGATCGCGGGCGCGATGGGTTTTACTCCGGCCGAACTGTTTGAAATCGAAAACGAGGCGGAGCGGGAAAACGTAACAGTTGACCTTGCGGTCTAA